The Bradysia coprophila strain Holo2 unplaced genomic scaffold, BU_Bcop_v1 contig_151, whole genome shotgun sequence genome contains a region encoding:
- the LOC119074551 gene encoding uncharacterized protein LOC119074551 isoform X1, translated as MSTRKTKMNADSPTPNSGNESAPATPKGRKRLIRNKVERPDDKDEAVKKTDKVENNKTDTKKDDKAAKVEKETPTKKRGPAKNISKDDLILLSKTADTDADKTTKSILARDTRPKRKSASAIILAKAVQKKKALSPKTDPVKRGRKRRNSTGRLDVLRKQPERLRKDDPIRKGRSSTLLKSPDKLIKAGRKRLGLTDKTDEKLPKRIKKEKLEPSSDSELLAASRRRSDSISKCSDMTDISSLMDVPLNMLRDTEESLNSNESPDCIEDKVIDSGGVIDSQIDVKNKDLDQLVAPVLNDSGIGNDSSQATKVEFISPRAVTPVLKDDAKDSHIDVFNCDLVSAKVLTVTTPEVIASEEKDNSEKSSSLSPVLESEGISEISVKQFYGQPDFLENNLGIEEDPKLGEIVQVHEKTKLDTEIVQENKENAPVEVNEPPKEATPDLDTTVEENENAAEDLKNETETEMEVEEDDAVKLKVTTNGVHDIVPKEDNVVVSETEEADKAVTPEVVEKVGKSEVSDKMEESVEIVEEKLKTDDEIVPVTNSPKQTITRDEPMIEPENKENILNNFKDSADDKKNAIPMNDDKSDVPTAPESPERLKQKESHFLTLGLLTHKAAVAAKIEKQKQREQLHSNSKSSKSQRGSDYTGTLKTVIKLHRPTGGGDKNDKKKSRLPLKMTLHKGRGKSVNDKETTSAHNSEDDTYYTIQNEQVDNSLDKTHGAQSRKTHNRNHTSEATVASEPADGTKEIEKALVIPEKASSFRIHPDKICQDQCFYCGGRFGLFDTPCHVAQIKSLERQKKILDNEEKLTVDNCLCDACFRHVDRRANCPSYKKRLSANSSADYNNFNDSTEESPRTSETHGSHKSQMCNVADCEEIGSHTVRRKWFMKMKRSISKLLNLNLEGLAVGTLSICDNHYDTISHLMVCALCKRKLMRNHIYYVSQEAARLEELLKQQGIPVMIGTSPVVCKLCRYYSNLLLKPPEGKSQKAMFAKNYRKRLLQFNNVEASDDEAEAENKTQCNDEMTPQQQQQQKQNQSTGKRGRPPKRPRPSQESVSSPPSNISESGDKPSNQSTGQIMMDTDVMVDYDPPAMYTMAAMMQNKIKSKGLSMTIEPKQPSKEDISLLRGNPNISMRELFPGEEEMGLQVNIPFNTGGQRTPEGWTKIMTTIQYDEPTKHLWEELQKPYGNQSSFLRHLILLEKYFRNGDLVLTPGATYSAVNYSESVQQRLQSFDSRCTSNYSLNNLYKMSNSPISIFSTTKAKPKPTATETTSLLKYSSEQQRQEAQLAKQRKVQQQQQIQQQQLAKAQAAKREQLLASSLRTTKPEDQTKTLKQGGVPPELISINSTKQATAATVAPNLQAQTQQQQQQQTPNHSKSTKQSESNSLLIPSTSSSGQKKSSNTSKTSSQANIIRLPDILSPAERLESNKWRPTLMPVSAGPPALDGQLYQSADGRKLPNLVQVQSGGKPYLISIHDYNRMCIMRRERLLREQMIERQQQAQQNMANQQQQAMANQSLLQKMQQHSTAQLNASQQPSISIHSTPKTMTMTSNAEENTNKISMSITQIPNKILEQNSVIPLNSKSSTLDSLLKVRKTNSASLLKPNLQTSTATKPSHTITTMNQQNVISITSTPSISAILGAQPISLGNAASIPSTSKSPTTSSSSALDALMKTTQQATQSNMWSWAETLNSNGSVVIDNSAATLLSKIPKSLTVIPQQKSRSSKSSSED; from the exons ATGTCAACacggaaaacgaaaatgaatgcCGATTCACCGACTCCGAATTCAGGTAACGAATCTGCGCCGGCCACACCGAAAGGACGGAAGCGCCTGATACGCAACAAAGTCGAACGACCGGATGACAAAGATGAGGCTGTGAAAAAGACGGATAAAGtggaaaacaataaaactgaCACCAAGAAAGACGACAAGGCGGCAAAGGTGGAAAAGGAGACACCGACGAAGAAGCGTGGTCCAGCAAAGAACATATCAAAAGATGACCTGATCTTACTTAGCAAAACAGCGGATACGGATGCGGATAAGACAACCAAATCGATACTCGCTCGAGACACCCGACCGAAACGGAAATCAGCCAGTGCAATAATTCTGGCCAAAgctgttcagaaaaagaaagcCTTATCACCGAAAACCGATCCGGTTAAGCGTGGCCGAAAGAGGCGCAACAGTACGGGACGGCTCGATGTGCTGCGAAAACAACCGGAGAGATTGCGAAAAGACGACCCCATTCGAAAGGGGCGATCCAGCACATTACTGAAATCACCCGATAAGCTCATCAAAGCCGGTAGGAAGAGATTGGGATTGACGGACAAGACTGACGAAAAACTGCCCAAGCGTATCAAAAAGGAGAAATTGGAGCCGTCATCCGATTCTGAATTATTGGCTGCATCGAGGCGTCGATCTGATTCCATATCAAAGTGCTCCGACATGACAGACATATCGAGTTTAATGGATGTACCGTTGAATATGTTACGCGACACCGAAGAATCGCTGAATTCCAATGAATCTCCGGACTGCATTGAAGACAAAGTGATTGATAGCGGCGGTGTTATTGATAGTCAAATCGACGTGAAGAACAAAGACTTGGACCAATTGGTGGCGCCGGTACTAAATGATAGCGGAATCGGTAATGACAGTTCACAAGCAACcaaagttgaatttatttcacccCGTGCCGTTACGCCGGTTCTTAAAGACGATGCTAAAGACAGTCATATCGATGTGTTCAATTGTGATTTGGTGAGCGCGAAAGTTTTAACGGTGACGACACCGGAAGTTATTGCAAGTGAAGAGAAGGATAACAGTGAAAAATCGTCGTCATTAAGTCCGGTGTTGGAAAGTGAGGGCATATCGGAGATAAGTGTTAAGCAATTCTACGGGCAGCCAgactttttggaaaataatttgggCATCGAAGAGGATCCCAAACTCGGAGAAATTGTTCAGGTCCATGAAAAAACGAAACTCGATACGGAAATTGTAcaggaaaataaggaaaatgcACCGGTCGAAGTGAACGAACCGCCGAAGGAAGCCACACCTGATCTCGATACGACAGTGGAAGAGAACGAAAATGCCGCCGAGgacttgaaaaatgaaaccGAGACTGAAATGGAGGTAGAAGAAGACGATGCCGTAAAATTGAAAGTAACGACCAATGGTGTTCATGATATCGTGCCTAAGGAAGACAACGTTGTAGTGTCTGAAACCGAAGAAGCAGATAAGGCTGTAACACCGGAAGTAGTCGAAAAAGTTGGCAAATCGGAGGTGTCTGATAAAATGGAGGAGTCGGTTGAAATTGTTGAAGAGAAACTCAAAACTGATGATGAAATTGTGCCCGTAACAAATTCACCCAAACAAACAATAACGCGGGACGAGCCAATGATTGAGCcggaaaataaggaaaatattcTGAACAATTTCAAAGACTCAGCCGACGACAAGAAGAATGCCATCCCGATGAATGACGACAAATCGGATGTGCCAACGGCTCCCGAATCGCCCGAACGCTTAAAGCAAAAGGAGTCACACTTTCTGACACTGGGTTTGTTGACGCATAAGGCAGCGGTTGCggctaaaattgaaaagcaaaAGCAGCGAGAACAACTTCACTCAAACAGTAAGTCTTCGAAGTCCCAACGCGGATCTGACTACACAGGTACACTGAAAACCGTCATTAAACTTCATCGACCTACAGGGGGAGGAGACAAGAACGATAAGAAGAAATCGCGGCTGCCGTTGAAAATGACACTGCACAAGGGACGCGGTAAATCGGTCAACGATAAGGAAACCACATCGGCACACAACTCCGAAGACGACACATACTACACCATTCAGAATGAG CAAGTGGACAATAGCCTCGACAAAACTCATGGTGCGCAAAGTAGAAAAACTCATAATCGAAACCATACAAGTG AAGCCACCGTAGCATCGGAGCCGGCTGACGGTACCAAAGAAATCGAAAAGGCGTTGGTGATACCAGAGAAAGCATCTTCATTCCGCATACATCCCGATAAAATCTGTCAGGATCAGTGTTTCTATTGTGGCGGTCGATTTGGTCTGTTCGATACACCGTGTCATGTTGCTCAAATAAAATCGTTGGAACGGCAAAAGAAGATTTTGGACA ATGAAGAGAAACTAACCGTCGACAATTGCCTATGTGACGCCTGCTTCCGGCACGTGGATAGACGGGCCAATTGTCCATCGTACAAGAAGCGGCTATCGGCAAATTCGTCAGCGGattacaataatttcaacGATTCAACGGAAGAATCGCCCCGAACATCCGAAACCCACGGATCGCATAAGAGTCAGATGTGCAATGTGGCCGACTGCGAAGAAATTGGCAGTCATACGGTTCGCCGAAAGTGgttcatgaaaatgaaacggtcgatcagtaaattgttgaatttgaaTCTGGAAGGACTGGCAGTGGGAACGTTGTCAATCTGTGATAATCACTACGATACCATTAGTCATCTGATGGTGTGCGCGCTGTGCAAACGAAAGCTGATGAGAAATCACATTTATTACGTGTCGCAG GAGGCAGCCCGTCTCGAAGAGCTATTGAAACAACAAGGAATTCCAGTTATGATCGGTACATCGCCTGTTGTGTGCAAGCTGTGCAGATACTATTCGAATCTGTTGCTGAAACCGCCAGAGGGAAAGAGTCAGAAGGCGATGTTCGCTAAAAATTACAGGAAAAG GCTTCTTCAATTTAACAATGTGGAGGCTAGCGACGATGAAGCGGAAGCTGAAAACAAAACTCAATGCAACGACGAAATGACGCcgcaacaacagcaacaacaaaaacaaaatcaatcgacCGGCAAACGTGGTCGACCGCCAAAGCGACCACGTCCATCTCAGGAGTCCGTTTCATCACCACCATCCAACATTTCCGAATCGGGCGACAAACCATCCAATCAATCTACCGGCCAAATTATGATGGACACCGACGTTATGGTTGATTATGACCCGCCAGCCATGTACACTATGGCGGCAATGATGCAAAATAAGATCAAGTCGAAGGGATTGTCGATGACCATTGAACCGAAACAGCCCAGCAAGGAAGACATATCACTGCTACGGGGAAATCCGAACATTTCAATGCGAGAACTGTTTCCCGGCGAAGAAGAAATGGGTCTGCAAGTGAATATTCCGTTTAATACCGGTGGTCAGCGCACGCCTGAAGGATGGACGAAAATTATGACTACCATTCAGTATGATGAGCCGACCAAGCATCTGTGGGAAGAACTGCAAAAGCCGTACGGCAATCAATCGAGCTTCTTGCGTCATCTGATTTTGCTGGAGAAATACTTCCGTAACGGTGACTTGGTGCTAACGCCTGGTGCTACATACAGTGCGGTCAATTATTCGGAATCGGTTCAGCAACGATTGCAGTCATTCGATAGCCGCTGCACATCGAACTACAGTCTGAATAACTTGTACAAAATGTCCAATTCGCCGATTTCCATATTTTCGACCACAAAAGCCAAGCCAAAACCAACAGCCACAGAAACTACCAGTCTACTAAAATACTCGTCCGAACAGCAGCGACAAGAAGCCCAATTGGCAAAGCAACGGAAAgttcagcaacaacaacaaattcaacAGCAACAGCTGGCTAAAGCTCAAGCCGCTAAGCGTGAACAACTTTTGGCTAGTTCTCTGCGAACAACGAAACCAGAAGATCAGACCAAAACTCTGAAGCAAGGCGGCGTTCCACCTGAACTAATTTCCATCAATTCGACCAAACAAGCAACAGCTGCAACAGTCGCACCAAATTTGCAAGCTCAAacccaacaacaacagcaacaacaaactCCGAACCACTCTAAGTCAACCAAGCAAAGTGAATCGAATTCATTGCTGATACCGTCAACGTCGTCATCCGGACAGAAAAAGTCGTCGAATACATCCAAAACGTCGTCGCAGGCCAACATCATTCGGTTGCCCGACATTCTGTCACCAGCCGAACGACTTGAAAGTAATAAGTGGAGACCCACACTAATGCCAGTATCAGCAGGACCACCAGCTTTAGACGGTCAGTTGTATCAAAGTGCCGATGGTCGAAAATTGCCCAATTTAGTTCAAGTTCAATCGGGTGGCAAACCGTACTTGATTTCCATTCACGACTACAATCGCATGTGCATCATGCGCCGTGAGCGATTGCTGCGTGAGCAAATGATAGAACGACAACAACAAGCTCAACAGAATATGGCCAATCAACAACAACAGGCCATGGCCAATCAGTCACTGCTCCAAAAAATGCAACAACACTCAACGGCCCAGCTGAATGCATCACAACAGCCatccatttccatacattcgACGCCGAAAACAATGACAATGACATCGAATGCGGAAGAGAATACCAACAAAATATCCATGTCAATCACTCAGATACCCAACAAAATTCTCGAACAAAACTCTGTGATCCCGTTGAACTCAAAATCCAGCACCCTCGACTCGCTGCTCAAGGTGCGCAAAACCAATTCGGCCTCGTTGCTGAAACCGAATCTACAGACGAGCACCGCAACGAAACCGTCTCATACCATTACCACCATGAATCAACAGAACGTAATATCCATCACATCCACACCGTCGATATCGGCCATACTGGGCGCGCAACCGATTAGTTTAGGCAATGCTGCGTCCATCCCATCAACGTCAAAATCACCGACAACATCATCATCGTCCGCTTTGGATGCGCTAATGAAAACCACTCAACAGGCGACACAAAGCAATATGTGGTCGTGGGCGGAAACGTTGAACAGTAACGGTAGTGTTGTCATTGACAATTCGGCGGCCACATTGTTGTCGAAAATTCCGAAATCATTGACCGTTATACCGCAACAGAAATCGCGATCGTCGAAGTCGTCGAGCGAGGATTGA
- the LOC119074551 gene encoding uncharacterized protein LOC119074551 isoform X3 has product MSTRKTKMNADSPTPNSGNESAPATPKGRKRLIRNKVERPDDKDEAVKKTDKVENNKTDTKKDDKAAKVEKETPTKKRGPAKNISKDDLILLSKTADTDADKTTKSILARDTRPKRKSASAIILAKAVQKKKALSPKTDPVKRGRKRRNSTGRLDVLRKQPERLRKDDPIRKGRSSTLLKSPDKLIKAGRKRLGLTDKTDEKLPKRIKKEKLEPSSDSELLAASRRRSDSISKCSDMTDISSLMDVPLNMLRDTEESLNSNESPDCIEDKVIDSGGVIDSQIDVKNKDLDQLVAPVLNDSGIGNDSSQATKVEFISPRAVTPVLKDDAKDSHIDVFNCDLVSAKVLTVTTPEVIASEEKDNSEKSSSLSPVLESEGISEISVKQFYGQPDFLENNLGIEEDPKLGEIVQVHEKTKLDTEIVQENKENAPVEVNEPPKEATPDLDTTVEENENAAEDLKNETETEMEVEEDDAVKLKVTTNGVHDIVPKEDNVVVSETEEADKAVTPEVVEKVGKSEVSDKMEESVEIVEEKLKTDDEIVPVTNSPKQTITRDEPMIEPENKENILNNFKDSADDKKNAIPMNDDKSDVPTAPESPERLKQKESHFLTLGLLTHKAAVAAKIEKQKQREQLHSNRGGDKNDKKKSRLPLKMTLHKGRGKSVNDKETTSAHNSEDDTYYTIQNEQVDNSLDKTHGAQSRKTHNRNHTSEATVASEPADGTKEIEKALVIPEKASSFRIHPDKICQDQCFYCGGRFGLFDTPCHVAQIKSLERQKKILDNEEKLTVDNCLCDACFRHVDRRANCPSYKKRLSANSSADYNNFNDSTEESPRTSETHGSHKSQMCNVADCEEIGSHTVRRKWFMKMKRSISKLLNLNLEGLAVGTLSICDNHYDTISHLMVCALCKRKLMRNHIYYVSQEAARLEELLKQQGIPVMIGTSPVVCKLCRYYSNLLLKPPEGKSQKAMFAKNYRKRLLQFNNVEASDDEAEAENKTQCNDEMTPQQQQQQKQNQSTGKRGRPPKRPRPSQESVSSPPSNISESGDKPSNQSTGQIMMDTDVMVDYDPPAMYTMAAMMQNKIKSKGLSMTIEPKQPSKEDISLLRGNPNISMRELFPGEEEMGLQVNIPFNTGGQRTPEGWTKIMTTIQYDEPTKHLWEELQKPYGNQSSFLRHLILLEKYFRNGDLVLTPGATYSAVNYSESVQQRLQSFDSRCTSNYSLNNLYKMSNSPISIFSTTKAKPKPTATETTSLLKYSSEQQRQEAQLAKQRKVQQQQQIQQQQLAKAQAAKREQLLASSLRTTKPEDQTKTLKQGGVPPELISINSTKQATAATVAPNLQAQTQQQQQQQTPNHSKSTKQSESNSLLIPSTSSSGQKKSSNTSKTSSQANIIRLPDILSPAERLESNKWRPTLMPVSAGPPALDGQLYQSADGRKLPNLVQVQSGGKPYLISIHDYNRMCIMRRERLLREQMIERQQQAQQNMANQQQQAMANQSLLQKMQQHSTAQLNASQQPSISIHSTPKTMTMTSNAEENTNKISMSITQIPNKILEQNSVIPLNSKSSTLDSLLKVRKTNSASLLKPNLQTSTATKPSHTITTMNQQNVISITSTPSISAILGAQPISLGNAASIPSTSKSPTTSSSSALDALMKTTQQATQSNMWSWAETLNSNGSVVIDNSAATLLSKIPKSLTVIPQQKSRSSKSSSED; this is encoded by the exons ATGTCAACacggaaaacgaaaatgaatgcCGATTCACCGACTCCGAATTCAGGTAACGAATCTGCGCCGGCCACACCGAAAGGACGGAAGCGCCTGATACGCAACAAAGTCGAACGACCGGATGACAAAGATGAGGCTGTGAAAAAGACGGATAAAGtggaaaacaataaaactgaCACCAAGAAAGACGACAAGGCGGCAAAGGTGGAAAAGGAGACACCGACGAAGAAGCGTGGTCCAGCAAAGAACATATCAAAAGATGACCTGATCTTACTTAGCAAAACAGCGGATACGGATGCGGATAAGACAACCAAATCGATACTCGCTCGAGACACCCGACCGAAACGGAAATCAGCCAGTGCAATAATTCTGGCCAAAgctgttcagaaaaagaaagcCTTATCACCGAAAACCGATCCGGTTAAGCGTGGCCGAAAGAGGCGCAACAGTACGGGACGGCTCGATGTGCTGCGAAAACAACCGGAGAGATTGCGAAAAGACGACCCCATTCGAAAGGGGCGATCCAGCACATTACTGAAATCACCCGATAAGCTCATCAAAGCCGGTAGGAAGAGATTGGGATTGACGGACAAGACTGACGAAAAACTGCCCAAGCGTATCAAAAAGGAGAAATTGGAGCCGTCATCCGATTCTGAATTATTGGCTGCATCGAGGCGTCGATCTGATTCCATATCAAAGTGCTCCGACATGACAGACATATCGAGTTTAATGGATGTACCGTTGAATATGTTACGCGACACCGAAGAATCGCTGAATTCCAATGAATCTCCGGACTGCATTGAAGACAAAGTGATTGATAGCGGCGGTGTTATTGATAGTCAAATCGACGTGAAGAACAAAGACTTGGACCAATTGGTGGCGCCGGTACTAAATGATAGCGGAATCGGTAATGACAGTTCACAAGCAACcaaagttgaatttatttcacccCGTGCCGTTACGCCGGTTCTTAAAGACGATGCTAAAGACAGTCATATCGATGTGTTCAATTGTGATTTGGTGAGCGCGAAAGTTTTAACGGTGACGACACCGGAAGTTATTGCAAGTGAAGAGAAGGATAACAGTGAAAAATCGTCGTCATTAAGTCCGGTGTTGGAAAGTGAGGGCATATCGGAGATAAGTGTTAAGCAATTCTACGGGCAGCCAgactttttggaaaataatttgggCATCGAAGAGGATCCCAAACTCGGAGAAATTGTTCAGGTCCATGAAAAAACGAAACTCGATACGGAAATTGTAcaggaaaataaggaaaatgcACCGGTCGAAGTGAACGAACCGCCGAAGGAAGCCACACCTGATCTCGATACGACAGTGGAAGAGAACGAAAATGCCGCCGAGgacttgaaaaatgaaaccGAGACTGAAATGGAGGTAGAAGAAGACGATGCCGTAAAATTGAAAGTAACGACCAATGGTGTTCATGATATCGTGCCTAAGGAAGACAACGTTGTAGTGTCTGAAACCGAAGAAGCAGATAAGGCTGTAACACCGGAAGTAGTCGAAAAAGTTGGCAAATCGGAGGTGTCTGATAAAATGGAGGAGTCGGTTGAAATTGTTGAAGAGAAACTCAAAACTGATGATGAAATTGTGCCCGTAACAAATTCACCCAAACAAACAATAACGCGGGACGAGCCAATGATTGAGCcggaaaataaggaaaatattcTGAACAATTTCAAAGACTCAGCCGACGACAAGAAGAATGCCATCCCGATGAATGACGACAAATCGGATGTGCCAACGGCTCCCGAATCGCCCGAACGCTTAAAGCAAAAGGAGTCACACTTTCTGACACTGGGTTTGTTGACGCATAAGGCAGCGGTTGCggctaaaattgaaaagcaaaAGCAGCGAGAACAACTTCACTCAAACA GGGGAGGAGACAAGAACGATAAGAAGAAATCGCGGCTGCCGTTGAAAATGACACTGCACAAGGGACGCGGTAAATCGGTCAACGATAAGGAAACCACATCGGCACACAACTCCGAAGACGACACATACTACACCATTCAGAATGAG CAAGTGGACAATAGCCTCGACAAAACTCATGGTGCGCAAAGTAGAAAAACTCATAATCGAAACCATACAAGTG AAGCCACCGTAGCATCGGAGCCGGCTGACGGTACCAAAGAAATCGAAAAGGCGTTGGTGATACCAGAGAAAGCATCTTCATTCCGCATACATCCCGATAAAATCTGTCAGGATCAGTGTTTCTATTGTGGCGGTCGATTTGGTCTGTTCGATACACCGTGTCATGTTGCTCAAATAAAATCGTTGGAACGGCAAAAGAAGATTTTGGACA ATGAAGAGAAACTAACCGTCGACAATTGCCTATGTGACGCCTGCTTCCGGCACGTGGATAGACGGGCCAATTGTCCATCGTACAAGAAGCGGCTATCGGCAAATTCGTCAGCGGattacaataatttcaacGATTCAACGGAAGAATCGCCCCGAACATCCGAAACCCACGGATCGCATAAGAGTCAGATGTGCAATGTGGCCGACTGCGAAGAAATTGGCAGTCATACGGTTCGCCGAAAGTGgttcatgaaaatgaaacggtcgatcagtaaattgttgaatttgaaTCTGGAAGGACTGGCAGTGGGAACGTTGTCAATCTGTGATAATCACTACGATACCATTAGTCATCTGATGGTGTGCGCGCTGTGCAAACGAAAGCTGATGAGAAATCACATTTATTACGTGTCGCAG GAGGCAGCCCGTCTCGAAGAGCTATTGAAACAACAAGGAATTCCAGTTATGATCGGTACATCGCCTGTTGTGTGCAAGCTGTGCAGATACTATTCGAATCTGTTGCTGAAACCGCCAGAGGGAAAGAGTCAGAAGGCGATGTTCGCTAAAAATTACAGGAAAAG GCTTCTTCAATTTAACAATGTGGAGGCTAGCGACGATGAAGCGGAAGCTGAAAACAAAACTCAATGCAACGACGAAATGACGCcgcaacaacagcaacaacaaaaacaaaatcaatcgacCGGCAAACGTGGTCGACCGCCAAAGCGACCACGTCCATCTCAGGAGTCCGTTTCATCACCACCATCCAACATTTCCGAATCGGGCGACAAACCATCCAATCAATCTACCGGCCAAATTATGATGGACACCGACGTTATGGTTGATTATGACCCGCCAGCCATGTACACTATGGCGGCAATGATGCAAAATAAGATCAAGTCGAAGGGATTGTCGATGACCATTGAACCGAAACAGCCCAGCAAGGAAGACATATCACTGCTACGGGGAAATCCGAACATTTCAATGCGAGAACTGTTTCCCGGCGAAGAAGAAATGGGTCTGCAAGTGAATATTCCGTTTAATACCGGTGGTCAGCGCACGCCTGAAGGATGGACGAAAATTATGACTACCATTCAGTATGATGAGCCGACCAAGCATCTGTGGGAAGAACTGCAAAAGCCGTACGGCAATCAATCGAGCTTCTTGCGTCATCTGATTTTGCTGGAGAAATACTTCCGTAACGGTGACTTGGTGCTAACGCCTGGTGCTACATACAGTGCGGTCAATTATTCGGAATCGGTTCAGCAACGATTGCAGTCATTCGATAGCCGCTGCACATCGAACTACAGTCTGAATAACTTGTACAAAATGTCCAATTCGCCGATTTCCATATTTTCGACCACAAAAGCCAAGCCAAAACCAACAGCCACAGAAACTACCAGTCTACTAAAATACTCGTCCGAACAGCAGCGACAAGAAGCCCAATTGGCAAAGCAACGGAAAgttcagcaacaacaacaaattcaacAGCAACAGCTGGCTAAAGCTCAAGCCGCTAAGCGTGAACAACTTTTGGCTAGTTCTCTGCGAACAACGAAACCAGAAGATCAGACCAAAACTCTGAAGCAAGGCGGCGTTCCACCTGAACTAATTTCCATCAATTCGACCAAACAAGCAACAGCTGCAACAGTCGCACCAAATTTGCAAGCTCAAacccaacaacaacagcaacaacaaactCCGAACCACTCTAAGTCAACCAAGCAAAGTGAATCGAATTCATTGCTGATACCGTCAACGTCGTCATCCGGACAGAAAAAGTCGTCGAATACATCCAAAACGTCGTCGCAGGCCAACATCATTCGGTTGCCCGACATTCTGTCACCAGCCGAACGACTTGAAAGTAATAAGTGGAGACCCACACTAATGCCAGTATCAGCAGGACCACCAGCTTTAGACGGTCAGTTGTATCAAAGTGCCGATGGTCGAAAATTGCCCAATTTAGTTCAAGTTCAATCGGGTGGCAAACCGTACTTGATTTCCATTCACGACTACAATCGCATGTGCATCATGCGCCGTGAGCGATTGCTGCGTGAGCAAATGATAGAACGACAACAACAAGCTCAACAGAATATGGCCAATCAACAACAACAGGCCATGGCCAATCAGTCACTGCTCCAAAAAATGCAACAACACTCAACGGCCCAGCTGAATGCATCACAACAGCCatccatttccatacattcgACGCCGAAAACAATGACAATGACATCGAATGCGGAAGAGAATACCAACAAAATATCCATGTCAATCACTCAGATACCCAACAAAATTCTCGAACAAAACTCTGTGATCCCGTTGAACTCAAAATCCAGCACCCTCGACTCGCTGCTCAAGGTGCGCAAAACCAATTCGGCCTCGTTGCTGAAACCGAATCTACAGACGAGCACCGCAACGAAACCGTCTCATACCATTACCACCATGAATCAACAGAACGTAATATCCATCACATCCACACCGTCGATATCGGCCATACTGGGCGCGCAACCGATTAGTTTAGGCAATGCTGCGTCCATCCCATCAACGTCAAAATCACCGACAACATCATCATCGTCCGCTTTGGATGCGCTAATGAAAACCACTCAACAGGCGACACAAAGCAATATGTGGTCGTGGGCGGAAACGTTGAACAGTAACGGTAGTGTTGTCATTGACAATTCGGCGGCCACATTGTTGTCGAAAATTCCGAAATCATTGACCGTTATACCGCAACAGAAATCGCGATCGTCGAAGTCGTCGAGCGAGGATTGA